A single region of the Halopiger xanaduensis SH-6 genome encodes:
- a CDS encoding ferredoxin — translation MKVEFDEDVCIGMFQCVAEWDAFEENKSTGKADLADSEEVEDGVFVREVPDDAELDAKFAARTCPVDAIKIYDDDGEQLIP, via the coding sequence ATGAAAGTGGAATTCGACGAGGACGTCTGTATCGGGATGTTCCAGTGCGTCGCCGAGTGGGACGCCTTCGAGGAGAACAAGTCGACGGGGAAGGCCGACCTCGCGGACAGCGAGGAGGTTGAGGACGGCGTCTTCGTCCGCGAGGTGCCCGACGACGCGGAACTCGACGCGAAGTTCGCCGCGCGTACGTGCCCCGTCGACGCGATCAAGATTTACGATGATGACGGCGAGCAGTTGATCCCGTAA
- the mdh gene encoding malate dehydrogenase translates to MTKVSVVGAAGTVGAAAAYNIALRDVADELVLVDIPDKEDDTIGQAADVNHGAAYDSNTTIRQGGYEDTAGSDVVVITAGIPRQPGQTRIDLAGDNAPIMEDIGSSLAEHNDDFVTVTTSNPVDLLNRHLYESGERAREKVIGFGGRLDSARFRYVIAERFDAPVQNVEATILGEHGDAQVPVFSKVRVNGQDLEFDDAEKEELLEELQTSAMNVIEKKGATQWGPATGVGHTVEAILRDTGEVLPCSVKLEGEYGHEDAAFGVPCKLGSDGVEEIVEWGLTEFERNQLGEAAEKLSEQYEKIA, encoded by the coding sequence ATGACGAAAGTTAGCGTGGTCGGCGCGGCCGGAACGGTCGGGGCCGCCGCCGCCTACAACATCGCGCTTCGGGACGTCGCGGACGAACTGGTGCTGGTCGACATTCCGGACAAGGAAGACGACACGATCGGCCAGGCCGCCGACGTCAACCACGGCGCAGCGTACGATTCGAACACGACGATCCGGCAGGGCGGCTACGAGGACACCGCCGGCTCGGACGTCGTCGTCATCACCGCCGGCATCCCGCGCCAGCCGGGCCAGACCCGGATCGACCTGGCGGGCGACAACGCGCCGATCATGGAGGACATCGGCTCCTCGCTGGCCGAGCACAACGACGACTTCGTCACCGTCACCACGTCGAATCCGGTCGACCTGCTGAACCGCCACCTCTACGAGTCGGGCGAGCGCGCACGCGAGAAGGTGATCGGCTTCGGCGGCCGCCTCGACTCCGCCCGCTTCCGCTACGTCATCGCCGAACGGTTCGACGCGCCCGTCCAGAACGTCGAGGCGACCATCCTCGGCGAGCACGGCGACGCCCAGGTCCCCGTGTTCTCCAAAGTGCGAGTGAACGGGCAGGACCTCGAGTTCGACGACGCTGAGAAGGAGGAACTCCTCGAGGAGCTCCAGACCTCGGCGATGAACGTCATCGAGAAGAAGGGCGCCACGCAGTGGGGCCCGGCCACGGGCGTCGGCCACACGGTCGAGGCCATCCTCCGGGATACCGGCGAGGTGCTGCCCTGCAGCGTGAAACTCGAGGGCGAGTACGGCCACGAGGACGCCGCCTTCGGCGTCCCCTGTAAGCTCGGCTCGGACGGCGTCGAGGAGATCGTCGAGTGGGGCCTCACCGAGTTCGAGCGCAACCAGCTCGGCGAGGCCGCCGAGAAGCTCTCGGAGCAGTACGAGAAGATCGCGTAA
- a CDS encoding TIGR00725 family protein, translating into MRVSVIGGGIITDEEAAIAEAVGRELAARGHTVVCGGRGGTMEAVCRGAKAEGGTTIGILPSADTAEANDYVDVPIATGLGHARNALVPLNGDAVIALSGGVGTFTELGFAGIYDRPVVGLATHDVSDLEDLALEIETVETPAAAVDAVEAALE; encoded by the coding sequence ATGCGCGTCAGCGTCATCGGCGGCGGCATCATCACGGACGAGGAAGCGGCGATCGCCGAGGCAGTCGGCCGCGAACTCGCAGCGCGGGGACACACGGTCGTCTGCGGCGGCCGCGGGGGCACGATGGAAGCGGTCTGTCGCGGCGCGAAAGCCGAGGGCGGGACGACCATCGGCATCCTCCCGTCGGCGGACACAGCCGAGGCCAACGACTACGTCGACGTCCCGATCGCGACCGGGCTCGGTCACGCCAGAAACGCGCTCGTCCCGCTGAACGGCGACGCCGTCATCGCGCTTTCCGGCGGCGTCGGCACCTTCACCGAGCTCGGCTTCGCCGGCATCTACGACCGCCCCGTCGTCGGCCTCGCAACTCACGACGTCTCGGATCTCGAGGACCTCGCGCTCGAGATCGAGACCGTCGAAACTCCTGCAGCGGCCGTCGATGCGGTCGAAGCGGCGCTCGAGTGA
- a CDS encoding GNAT family N-acetyltransferase → MSDDDATRSDLYVIREELPDPETFAHLREAAGMPPRSLEGIERGLPNSLFGVVAVHEPTDEVVGMGRIVGDGGTVYQISDMAVHPDHQGQGLGTRIMAALESYLEEAAPPDAYVNLMADVDGFYERFGYEETRPASKGMYRRTE, encoded by the coding sequence ATGAGCGACGACGATGCGACGCGATCCGATCTGTACGTGATCCGCGAGGAACTTCCGGACCCCGAAACGTTTGCTCATCTGCGCGAGGCCGCCGGGATGCCGCCCCGCTCGCTCGAGGGGATCGAACGCGGCCTCCCGAACTCGCTGTTCGGCGTCGTCGCGGTCCACGAGCCGACCGACGAGGTCGTCGGCATGGGTCGGATCGTCGGCGACGGTGGAACCGTCTACCAGATTTCGGATATGGCCGTTCACCCCGATCATCAGGGCCAGGGGCTGGGAACCCGGATCATGGCGGCGCTCGAGAGCTACCTCGAGGAGGCGGCGCCGCCGGACGCGTACGTGAACCTGATGGCGGACGTCGACGGCTTCTACGAGCGGTTCGGCTACGAGGAGACGCGTCCCGCCTCGAAGGGGATGTATCGGCGAACGGAGTGA
- a CDS encoding Sjogren's syndrome/scleroderma autoantigen 1 family protein → MSDFDKEAEREKLREKYERDKAEREATQRMSDLLLKGATMTNTHCGTCGDPLFKQDGTTFCPSCHGNPDAVEGTDLEAQPAEESPGAAGADESAAAATDASAQSIDVESPSDADAAAGTGAAETASTAGTSAEPDRTDSSGTDERDRPASASSERSRESTDRSRRTQQAGNAEEPSESQSRSPATAADRRGQEPAAGAHQADGRRSGSTRRAAASPPVDGDLESARESLVQAVEKFAGEAAATDDPRYAKECLEAAREAGEALSTLR, encoded by the coding sequence ATGAGCGATTTCGACAAGGAAGCCGAGCGCGAAAAACTCCGGGAGAAGTACGAGCGCGACAAGGCCGAGCGGGAGGCTACTCAGCGGATGAGCGACCTGTTGCTCAAGGGCGCGACGATGACCAACACGCACTGTGGCACCTGCGGCGACCCGCTGTTCAAGCAGGACGGGACTACCTTCTGTCCGAGCTGTCACGGCAACCCGGACGCCGTCGAGGGGACTGACCTCGAGGCCCAACCGGCCGAGGAATCGCCCGGCGCTGCCGGGGCTGACGAGTCCGCTGCCGCCGCGACCGATGCGTCGGCGCAGTCGATCGACGTCGAGTCGCCATCCGATGCCGACGCAGCGGCAGGCACTGGCGCTGCCGAGACGGCGTCGACGGCCGGCACCAGCGCCGAGCCCGACCGGACCGACTCGAGCGGCACGGATGAGCGGGATCGACCTGCAAGCGCCTCGAGCGAGCGCAGCCGCGAGTCCACCGATCGCTCGCGACGCACTCAGCAGGCCGGTAACGCGGAGGAACCGTCCGAGTCGCAGTCACGATCACCCGCCACCGCTGCCGACCGCCGCGGCCAGGAGCCGGCCGCTGGGGCACATCAGGCCGACGGGCGTCGCAGCGGGTCGACCCGCCGCGCGGCCGCGTCGCCGCCGGTCGACGGCGACCTCGAGAGCGCCCGCGAGTCGCTCGTCCAGGCCGTAGAGAAGTTCGCCGGCGAGGCCGCCGCCACGGACGATCCCCGGTACGCGAAGGAGTGTCTCGAGGCCGCACGCGAGGCCGGCGAGGCGCTGTCGACGCTCCGGTAA
- a CDS encoding multicopper oxidase domain-containing protein, translating to MKDRIGAPGLGLSRREFVAATGVGAATALAGCTSSQDGSEAQPATTDASSDDGDEGDDLPWTSSPEVVNVDEQGGSVTLRSVTAKHAVHPLDSMGGPVELPRVWAFQADDGEPSVPGPIIRTTEGNDIEVTLDNTDADHAHTLHFHGVRKTWENDGVPTTTGITVGPGEKHTYSIPANVPGTHLYHCHYQTHRHIDMGMYGIFRVDPKGYEPADKEYFFTVKDWDSRLNRQYAGEDVDYSTRDRKPDVFTINGKSLPRTLHPEDGSPIIVDHGDTVRLHMVNAGYMSHPMHTHNHRFRLVEKDGGQVPEAAQYEQDITNIAPAERHTIEFEADAEPGIYLMHCHKVDHAMNGNAYPGGMVNGIVYRDAMDSDIFAEMMDYAGYEG from the coding sequence ATGAAAGATCGTATCGGCGCACCCGGATTGGGGCTCTCTCGACGCGAGTTCGTTGCGGCGACCGGTGTCGGTGCGGCGACCGCGCTCGCCGGCTGTACCTCGAGTCAGGACGGCTCGGAGGCGCAACCGGCGACGACGGACGCGTCCTCGGACGACGGGGACGAGGGAGACGACCTTCCCTGGACGAGTTCGCCCGAAGTCGTCAACGTGGACGAACAGGGCGGCAGCGTCACGCTGCGCTCGGTGACGGCCAAGCACGCCGTCCACCCGCTGGACTCGATGGGCGGCCCGGTCGAACTGCCCCGCGTGTGGGCGTTCCAGGCCGACGACGGCGAGCCGAGCGTTCCCGGCCCCATCATCCGAACGACCGAGGGCAACGACATCGAGGTGACGCTGGACAACACGGACGCCGACCACGCCCACACGCTGCACTTCCACGGCGTCCGCAAGACGTGGGAGAACGACGGCGTGCCGACGACGACCGGCATCACGGTCGGGCCCGGCGAGAAGCACACCTACTCGATCCCGGCGAACGTTCCCGGCACGCACCTCTACCACTGCCACTACCAGACGCACCGCCACATCGACATGGGGATGTACGGCATCTTCCGCGTCGATCCGAAGGGGTACGAGCCCGCCGACAAGGAGTACTTCTTCACCGTCAAGGACTGGGACTCCCGACTGAACCGCCAGTACGCCGGCGAGGACGTCGACTACAGCACCCGCGACCGCAAACCGGACGTGTTCACCATCAACGGGAAGAGCCTGCCGCGGACGCTCCACCCCGAAGACGGCTCGCCGATCATCGTCGACCACGGCGACACCGTCCGGCTCCACATGGTCAACGCGGGCTACATGTCCCACCCGATGCACACGCACAACCACCGGTTCCGCCTCGTCGAGAAGGACGGCGGCCAGGTCCCCGAGGCGGCCCAGTACGAACAGGACATCACCAACATCGCACCCGCTGAGCGGCACACGATCGAGTTCGAGGCCGACGCCGAACCCGGCATCTACCTGATGCACTGCCACAAGGTCGACCACGCGATGAACGGGAACGCCTACCCTGGCGGGATGGTCAACGGCATCGTCTACCGCGACGCCATGGACTCCGATATCTTCGCGGAGATGATGGACTACGCGGGCTACGAGGGCTGA
- a CDS encoding DEAD/DEAH box helicase, whose translation MAAQDEEPPAIDHPLLEPDFLERRLYQLRLAGTAANHHTLVCLPTGLGKTTVSLLVTARRLEEVGGKSLMLAPTKPLVQQHADFYREALQIPDEEIVVFTGDVSPDDRAETWQEATVVMATPQVIENDLVGSRISLAEVTHITFDECHRATGDYAYNYIAERYHEDAKKPLVTGMSASPGGDEEAILEVCENLGLEEVEVMTEEDADVSEFTHDTDVEWERIDLPDEVLEIRDTLNEVIKERLEKLKELGIASSTQPDQSQKDLNKMRAELQQLINNDQSEGFEGMSIHAEVMKLRQAVTLVETQSVEAVRRYFDRQRNQARSSGASKASQRMVSDPRVREAMRKAEDFDEIHPKYRKTRMLLAETLGLEGGERVIVFTESRDTAEALTDFLSESFDAKRFVGQGDREGSDGMTQTEQQEVLDEFRAGEFEVLVSTSVAEEGLDVPEVDLVLFYEPVPTAIRSIQRKGRTGRQSEGRVVVLMAEDTRDEAYFWISRRREKEMENELRELKGMADDLAEELDDSQQALTDFDGNEEQRSSDGASGDAASRGEKSEVKVDAREGDPDAVTDSSTGNEGDATQPGLRDFAGEADPSSGGADEADDVETHEPSAEGDAIEIVADQREMDANIARDLSRRDEIEVSLETLDVGDYVLSDRVVVERKSVADFVDSLVGGDRSVFEQIGAMARHYSRPIVVVEGEGLYEQRDIHPNAIRGALSSLAVDFDASVLRTESEDDTTELLATIAGREQETADREVSVHGEKQSKTLAEQQEYVVASIAEIGPVTARSLLEEFGTVEGAMIATEDELQEADGVGQVTAERIREVVGSRYQGQQ comes from the coding sequence ATGGCAGCCCAGGACGAGGAACCGCCCGCCATCGACCACCCGCTGCTCGAGCCCGACTTCCTCGAACGCCGCCTCTACCAGCTGCGGCTCGCGGGCACGGCCGCGAACCACCACACGCTCGTCTGTCTCCCCACGGGACTGGGGAAGACGACCGTGAGCCTGCTCGTGACGGCCCGCCGGCTCGAGGAGGTCGGCGGGAAGTCGCTCATGCTCGCGCCGACGAAGCCGCTCGTCCAGCAACACGCCGACTTCTACCGCGAGGCCCTCCAGATCCCCGACGAGGAGATCGTCGTCTTCACCGGCGACGTCAGCCCGGACGACCGCGCCGAGACCTGGCAGGAGGCGACGGTCGTGATGGCGACCCCGCAGGTGATCGAGAACGACCTCGTCGGCTCCCGTATTTCGCTTGCCGAGGTCACTCACATCACCTTCGACGAGTGCCACCGCGCCACCGGCGACTACGCCTACAACTACATCGCCGAGCGCTACCACGAGGACGCGAAGAAGCCGCTCGTGACCGGCATGTCGGCCTCGCCCGGCGGCGACGAGGAGGCCATCCTTGAGGTCTGCGAGAACCTCGGCCTCGAGGAAGTCGAGGTGATGACCGAGGAGGACGCCGACGTCTCCGAGTTCACCCACGACACCGACGTCGAGTGGGAGCGCATCGACCTCCCCGACGAGGTGCTCGAAATCCGCGATACGCTGAACGAGGTCATCAAGGAGCGCCTCGAGAAGCTCAAAGAACTGGGCATCGCGAGCTCGACCCAGCCCGACCAGTCCCAGAAGGACCTGAACAAGATGCGCGCGGAGCTGCAACAGCTGATCAACAACGACCAGTCGGAGGGGTTCGAGGGGATGTCGATCCACGCCGAGGTGATGAAGCTCCGCCAGGCCGTCACGCTCGTGGAAACGCAGAGCGTCGAGGCGGTCCGCCGGTACTTCGATCGCCAGCGCAACCAGGCCCGCTCCTCCGGCGCCTCGAAGGCCAGCCAGCGAATGGTCTCCGATCCGCGGGTTCGGGAGGCCATGCGCAAGGCCGAGGACTTCGACGAAATCCACCCCAAGTACCGAAAGACGCGAATGCTGCTGGCCGAGACGCTCGGCCTCGAGGGTGGCGAGCGCGTGATCGTCTTCACCGAGTCCCGGGACACGGCCGAGGCGCTGACGGATTTCTTGAGCGAGAGCTTCGACGCAAAGCGGTTCGTCGGCCAGGGCGACCGCGAGGGGTCCGACGGTATGACTCAGACGGAGCAGCAAGAGGTGTTAGACGAGTTCCGCGCCGGCGAGTTCGAGGTGCTCGTCTCGACCTCGGTCGCCGAGGAAGGGCTGGACGTGCCGGAAGTCGACCTCGTGCTGTTCTACGAGCCCGTTCCCACGGCGATCCGCTCGATCCAGCGCAAGGGCCGAACCGGCCGCCAGTCGGAGGGCCGCGTCGTCGTCCTCATGGCCGAGGACACCCGCGACGAGGCCTACTTCTGGATCTCCCGCCGGCGCGAGAAGGAGATGGAAAACGAACTGCGCGAACTGAAGGGGATGGCCGACGACCTCGCGGAGGAACTCGACGACTCCCAGCAGGCGCTGACGGATTTCGACGGGAACGAGGAGCAACGCTCCTCGGACGGGGCGAGCGGCGACGCCGCGAGCCGAGGCGAGAAAAGCGAAGTGAAAGTAGACGCTAGAGAGGGGGACCCCGACGCCGTCACGGATTCTTCCACTGGAAATGAGGGGGATGCGACACAGCCCGGACTGCGGGACTTCGCCGGCGAGGCCGACCCGAGTTCGGGGGGTGCTGACGAAGCGGACGACGTCGAAACGCACGAACCGTCCGCCGAAGGCGACGCCATCGAAATCGTCGCCGACCAGCGCGAGATGGACGCCAACATCGCGCGGGACCTCTCGAGGCGCGACGAGATCGAGGTCAGCCTCGAGACGTTAGACGTCGGCGACTACGTTCTCTCGGACCGGGTCGTCGTCGAGCGCAAGTCCGTCGCGGACTTCGTCGACTCGCTGGTCGGGGGCGACCGCTCAGTCTTCGAGCAGATCGGCGCGATGGCCCGCCACTACTCCCGGCCCATCGTCGTGGTCGAGGGCGAGGGCCTGTACGAGCAGCGGGACATCCACCCTAACGCCATCCGGGGGGCGCTCTCGAGCCTGGCGGTCGACTTCGACGCGAGCGTGCTCCGAACCGAAAGCGAGGACGACACCACCGAACTGCTGGCGACGATCGCGGGCCGCGAGCAGGAGACCGCCGACCGCGAGGTGTCGGTCCACGGCGAGAAGCAGTCGAAGACGCTGGCCGAGCAACAGGAGTACGTCGTCGCCTCGATCGCCGAGATCGGTCCCGTGACGGCGCGGTCGCTGCTCGAGGAGTTCGGAACCGTCGAGGGGGCGATGATCGCAACGGAAGACGAGTTACAGGAGGCCGACGGCGTCGGTCAGGTGACCGCCGAGCGGATTCGGGAAGTCGTCGGCAGTCGGTATCAGGGCCAGCAGTAA